A genomic segment from Halomonas sp. GD1P12 encodes:
- a CDS encoding precorrin-8X methylmutase, producing MPYTYETHGPAIYRESFAIIRREAELARFSAEEETVAVRMIHAAGLVELAAHIHFQYDVVNKARAALEAGAPILCDARMVSEGITRKRLPADNAIICTLNDERTPALALEMANTRSAAALQLWRPHLEGAVVAIGNAPTALFHLLNMLEDPDCPRPAAIIGCPVGFVGAAESKEALLATPKLPSCIVRGRLGGSAVTVAAINALADRVE from the coding sequence GTGCCTTACACCTATGAAACCCACGGCCCGGCGATTTACCGGGAGTCCTTTGCGATCATTCGCCGCGAGGCCGAGCTTGCCCGCTTTTCTGCAGAGGAAGAGACCGTGGCCGTGCGCATGATTCACGCCGCGGGGCTTGTCGAGTTGGCCGCGCATATCCATTTTCAATATGACGTGGTCAACAAGGCGCGCGCCGCTCTAGAGGCGGGCGCGCCGATTCTGTGCGATGCGCGCATGGTATCTGAAGGCATTACCCGCAAGCGCCTGCCGGCGGATAACGCGATTATCTGTACCCTCAATGACGAGCGCACCCCCGCGCTTGCCCTTGAGATGGCCAACACACGCTCGGCGGCGGCGCTACAACTGTGGCGCCCGCACCTTGAAGGCGCGGTGGTGGCGATTGGCAACGCGCCTACGGCGCTGTTTCATCTGCTCAACATGCTCGAAGACCCGGACTGCCCGCGCCCGGCGGCCATCATCGGCTGCCCGGTGGGCTTTGTAGGCGCGGCGGAGTCCAAGGAGGCGCTGCTTGCCACGCCAAAGCTTCCCAGCTGCATCGTGCGTGGGCGCCTGGGCGGCAGTGCCGTGACGGTGGCCGCCATCAACGCCCTGGCGGATCGTGTCGAATGA
- a CDS encoding cobyrinate a,c-diamide synthase, whose product MNQPSASCPALFISAPASGQGKTTLTAGLARLLRNQGKVVRVFKTGPDYLDPQILAQASGQPVDQLDLWMAGEAYCRQRFYEAAIEADLILVEGAMGLHDGEPSSADLAALFGIPMAIVMDVKGMAQTAAALVTGLAGFRDDIHVAGLIANNCGSQRHRELIEGALPDTLPFLAAVPRDPELTLPERHLGLVQAEEIRFELEVRFEAAAQALEAAGLLDALATLSPISFSAPTEALAAVPQALTGHTIGVARDAAFSFIYQANLDVLAQMGARVRFFSPLADADLPECDALWLPGGYPELHAQALAANTAMLDAIRGFFRAGNPILAECGGMLYSLETLTDYAENTHPMLGLLPGHGAMRGRRGCQGMQTAELPEGPIRGHAHHRSMAGQTPEPIAYGRRQRHPAPGEPIYRAGRLTATYLHLFFPNNPAAVARLFSHAPGNDSAQATAASSHIEESFHAVK is encoded by the coding sequence ATGAACCAACCTTCTGCCAGCTGCCCCGCGCTGTTTATTTCGGCCCCCGCCTCAGGCCAGGGCAAAACCACGCTAACCGCCGGGCTTGCGCGGCTGCTGCGCAATCAGGGCAAGGTGGTGCGGGTGTTCAAGACCGGCCCGGATTATCTCGACCCGCAGATTCTCGCCCAGGCCTCCGGCCAGCCGGTTGATCAGCTCGACTTATGGATGGCCGGTGAAGCCTACTGCCGCCAGCGCTTTTATGAAGCCGCTATCGAGGCCGACTTGATTCTGGTGGAAGGCGCCATGGGCCTTCATGACGGCGAGCCATCCAGCGCCGATCTGGCCGCGCTGTTTGGCATTCCCATGGCCATCGTGATGGATGTCAAAGGCATGGCCCAAACCGCCGCCGCGCTGGTAACGGGGCTGGCTGGCTTTCGTGACGATATCCATGTTGCCGGGCTGATTGCCAACAATTGCGGCTCCCAGCGCCACCGGGAGCTGATTGAAGGCGCGCTGCCTGACACCCTACCGTTCTTGGCCGCCGTACCCCGTGACCCTGAATTGACACTTCCCGAGCGCCACCTGGGGCTGGTGCAGGCCGAAGAGATTCGTTTTGAGCTGGAAGTTCGTTTTGAAGCTGCGGCGCAGGCGCTGGAAGCCGCGGGGCTGCTGGACGCGCTGGCCACGCTTTCGCCGATCAGTTTCAGTGCGCCGACCGAGGCGCTTGCTGCGGTGCCGCAGGCACTGACCGGGCATACGATAGGCGTGGCCCGCGATGCGGCGTTCAGCTTTATCTATCAGGCCAACCTGGATGTACTGGCGCAGATGGGCGCGCGCGTGCGCTTTTTCTCACCGCTTGCCGATGCCGACCTGCCCGAGTGCGATGCGCTGTGGCTGCCCGGCGGCTACCCGGAGCTTCACGCGCAGGCGCTCGCGGCGAACACCGCCATGCTCGATGCCATTAGAGGCTTCTTTCGCGCGGGCAACCCCATTCTCGCCGAGTGTGGTGGCATGCTGTATAGCCTGGAAACGCTCACCGACTATGCGGAGAACACGCACCCCATGCTCGGTTTACTGCCGGGGCACGGCGCCATGCGCGGGCGCCGAGGCTGCCAGGGTATGCAGACCGCCGAGCTGCCCGAAGGACCCATTCGCGGCCATGCCCACCATCGTTCCATGGCCGGGCAAACGCCTGAGCCCATCGCTTACGGGCGCCGTCAGCGCCACCCCGCACCTGGCGAGCCGATCTACCGGGCCGGCCGCCTGACCGCGACCTACTTGCACCTGTTTTTCCCGAATAACCCGGCCGCGGTGGCGCGTCTTTTCAGCCACGCTCCCGGCAACGATTCAGCGCAGGCCACGGCCGCAAGCTCCCATATTGAGGAATCCTTTCATGCAGTTAAATAA
- a CDS encoding cobalamin biosynthesis protein CobG, producing the protein MSEPQVKGWCPGAWRPMATGDGWLVRVRPPLGELTRTQALALCEAAERFGSGLLELTRRANIQLRGVTEASWPPLMAFLIEHQLVSDSSEAERQPQLMLAPAWQAGDATHTIARQLQARGAELAEMPAKVGIAIDAGAAPVLRDSPADFRIERSADGGLLVRLEGLTLGSAVTDAEAAVALLIRLTHWFMQSGGAAAGRMARHRAPLPAWAVADTPPAPPGAKLAIGKHEGGVVAGLPFGRVSAQTLRALVASKAVSALRVTPWRRLLIKQPGAAAMPALGEVIVQNDDPRLVMDACPGAPFCQQASVATHSLAERLKEVGAASVHISGCAKGCARRQPAAICLTGRNGRFDVIIDGRADSAPVATGLSESDVFIYLESLGALHL; encoded by the coding sequence ATGAGCGAGCCGCAAGTAAAGGGCTGGTGCCCCGGCGCCTGGCGGCCCATGGCCACCGGTGACGGGTGGCTTGTGCGCGTGCGCCCGCCGCTGGGCGAGCTGACCCGCACACAGGCACTGGCGCTGTGTGAGGCCGCCGAGCGCTTCGGCAGCGGTTTGCTCGAACTGACCCGCCGGGCCAATATTCAGCTGCGCGGCGTGACCGAGGCCAGCTGGCCACCGCTGATGGCGTTTCTCATCGAGCATCAGCTGGTGAGCGACAGCAGTGAGGCCGAACGCCAGCCCCAACTGATGCTGGCCCCGGCGTGGCAAGCGGGGGACGCCACCCACACCATCGCCCGGCAGTTGCAGGCACGGGGCGCGGAGCTTGCCGAAATGCCCGCCAAGGTAGGCATCGCCATCGACGCGGGCGCCGCGCCGGTGCTGCGCGATAGCCCCGCGGATTTTCGCATCGAGCGCTCGGCAGACGGTGGCCTGCTGGTACGCCTGGAGGGCCTCACGCTGGGCTCGGCGGTGACCGATGCCGAGGCCGCCGTGGCGCTCTTGATTCGCCTGACCCACTGGTTCATGCAAAGCGGCGGCGCGGCGGCGGGGCGTATGGCCAGGCACCGCGCACCGCTGCCCGCCTGGGCAGTGGCAGATACGCCCCCGGCCCCGCCCGGCGCGAAACTGGCCATTGGCAAGCATGAGGGGGGCGTGGTAGCTGGCCTGCCGTTTGGGCGGGTAAGCGCCCAGACGCTGCGCGCGCTGGTCGCCTCGAAGGCGGTGAGCGCCCTGCGGGTAACGCCCTGGCGCAGGCTGCTGATCAAGCAGCCGGGCGCCGCCGCCATGCCAGCGCTTGGCGAGGTCATTGTTCAGAATGACGACCCGCGGCTAGTGATGGACGCCTGCCCCGGCGCGCCTTTTTGCCAGCAGGCGAGTGTCGCTACTCACTCCTTGGCCGAGCGGCTGAAGGAGGTGGGCGCCGCCAGCGTGCATATTTCCGGCTGCGCCAAGGGCTGCGCCCGGCGGCAACCGGCCGCCATTTGCCTGACCGGCCGTAACGGGCGTTTTGATGTCATTATCGACGGCCGCGCCGATAGCGCGCCGGTGGCTACCGGGCTGAGCGAGTCTGACGTTTTCATTTATCTGGAGAGTTTGGGTGCCTTACACCTATGA
- the cobN gene encoding cobaltochelatase subunit CobN, whose amino-acid sequence MHLFAAKPGGFVDDEGIVDLQQSPAEIVILSAADSNLSALAQAAERLGEAYPSVRLANWMNLIKPAAYDLYEDRVLEKARLVVVSLLGGKGYWQYGHERLLAWAAAKPERQLILVPGCDAPDDALLEDSSIGFDDAYRVWRYLREGGVDNAEGLLRFIASHCLSRAFAWQEPKVIPAAVIYAPQERESSRPAASLSEWRKQYEDGRPVCLLLFYRSHLQGANTGVIDGMLAALEAEGLAPLAVAVASLKEGPCIEFANHLIEQTGASLIINTTSFSVNRNADETDGLGDEMHSLFIGRPVVLQAMLASSTVEDWQGMAAGLHSRDVAMQIVLPEMDGRVITRAVGFKAEAFFNERCQLSITHHALHPERAAFVAKLGRRYCWLRETPNAQKRIALVMANYPNRDGRIGNGVGLDTPASTLNILSALQGAGYPVDELPADGDELIRRLQGAVTNDHGSLDQRACWQSISVEEYLAWFQTLPATLQNTIWTRWGAPQDDPKCRQGRLMISGIRLGDTFVGIQPERDFIEDLTQSYHDMELAPPHSYLAFYLWLREHYRVDAVIHVGKHGNLEWLPGKSTALSAECWPDIALGPLPHFYPFIVNDPGEGAQAKRRSQAVIIDHLMPPLARAELYGPMAELEALCDEYYQALDMDPRREALIRSQILAHLRDTGIDRELAHAVNGECEAEILNALDTFLCDIKEAQIRHGLHILGTPPPREKRAGTLVALLRLPRGEGVASRGLLHNLACDLALDIDPLAAGSEPWQGARPAILAEQLGAPWRTGADTRERLELLAECWVNEYVLGDRPLEALTSNYPATAEQLRFARTLWATMQRGVSLEIQSLLDGLDGLFVPAGPSGAPSRGRLDTLPTGRNFFSVDNRSIPSPAAWKLGEKSAQAFVERYLQDNGDYPRRLGLSIWGTATMRTGGDDIAQAFALMGVRPKWSLGSQRVIDFEVIPSMLLNRPRVDVTLRVSGFFRDAFPNVIRLFDAAVQAVASFEEPGDSNTIRQAVMARQKTLQDEGLSAEQAAQEARYRIFGSKPGEYGAGLNRLIENRSWENADDLAEAYLGAGAYAYGQFADSGTAARGAFEQQLQGLDAVMQNQDNREHDILDSNSYYAFQGGMANASRALAGQAPVIYHADHANPAVPRIRTLQEELARVIRSRVLNPKWINAMREHGYKGAFEMAATVDYLFAYDATTDLVADYQYAQVSDALVLDPANQQFLRDHNPAALEEMAERLLEAAQRDMWQAPGEHGAALEDLLLEMDEARERGGP is encoded by the coding sequence ATGCATCTATTTGCCGCCAAGCCCGGAGGCTTTGTCGACGATGAAGGTATCGTCGATCTTCAACAAAGCCCCGCCGAGATCGTCATCCTGTCCGCCGCCGACAGCAATCTTTCGGCGCTGGCTCAGGCCGCCGAGCGGTTGGGGGAGGCGTACCCCTCGGTGCGCCTGGCCAACTGGATGAACCTGATCAAGCCGGCGGCGTATGATCTCTACGAAGATCGGGTGCTGGAAAAGGCCCGGTTGGTGGTGGTGTCGCTGTTAGGTGGCAAGGGCTACTGGCAGTATGGTCATGAGCGCTTGCTGGCCTGGGCGGCGGCGAAGCCGGAGCGCCAGCTGATACTGGTGCCGGGCTGCGACGCGCCGGATGACGCGCTGCTGGAAGACTCGAGCATCGGCTTCGATGACGCCTACCGCGTGTGGCGCTACCTGCGTGAAGGCGGCGTAGATAACGCCGAAGGGCTTTTGCGCTTTATTGCCAGCCACTGCCTAAGCCGTGCGTTTGCCTGGCAGGAGCCCAAGGTGATTCCGGCGGCAGTGATTTACGCCCCGCAGGAACGTGAATCGAGCCGCCCGGCGGCCAGCCTCAGCGAGTGGCGCAAGCAGTATGAAGACGGCCGGCCGGTGTGCCTGCTGCTGTTCTATCGCAGCCATTTGCAGGGCGCCAACACCGGCGTGATCGACGGCATGCTGGCCGCACTCGAGGCCGAAGGGCTGGCGCCGCTGGCGGTGGCCGTGGCCTCGCTGAAGGAGGGGCCGTGCATCGAGTTTGCCAATCATCTCATCGAGCAGACCGGCGCCTCGCTGATCATCAACACCACCAGCTTTTCGGTGAATCGCAACGCCGATGAAACCGACGGGCTGGGCGATGAAATGCATAGCCTGTTCATCGGCCGGCCCGTGGTGCTTCAGGCGATGCTGGCCAGCAGCACGGTGGAGGACTGGCAGGGCATGGCTGCTGGGCTGCACAGCCGCGATGTGGCGATGCAGATCGTGCTGCCGGAAATGGACGGGCGGGTGATCACCCGGGCCGTGGGCTTCAAGGCCGAGGCCTTTTTTAACGAGCGCTGCCAGCTCTCGATTACTCACCACGCCCTGCACCCGGAGCGTGCGGCGTTCGTTGCAAAGCTTGGCCGGCGCTACTGCTGGCTGCGTGAAACGCCCAACGCGCAAAAACGCATCGCCCTGGTCATGGCCAACTACCCCAACCGCGACGGGCGTATCGGCAACGGGGTAGGGCTGGATACGCCCGCCTCGACGCTGAATATCCTGAGCGCCCTGCAGGGTGCCGGCTACCCGGTGGACGAGCTGCCCGCGGACGGCGACGAGCTGATCCGCCGGTTGCAAGGCGCGGTCACCAACGACCACGGCAGCCTCGATCAGCGCGCCTGCTGGCAAAGCATCAGCGTTGAGGAGTATCTAGCCTGGTTTCAAACCCTGCCCGCTACGCTCCAGAACACCATATGGACGCGCTGGGGAGCGCCGCAAGACGACCCCAAGTGCCGCCAGGGGCGGCTGATGATCTCGGGTATCCGCCTTGGGGACACCTTTGTAGGCATTCAGCCCGAGCGCGACTTTATCGAGGACCTGACCCAGTCCTACCACGATATGGAGCTGGCGCCGCCGCACAGCTATCTGGCGTTCTACCTGTGGCTGCGCGAACACTACCGGGTAGACGCGGTGATTCACGTGGGCAAGCACGGCAATCTCGAGTGGCTGCCGGGCAAGAGCACTGCGCTCAGCGCCGAGTGCTGGCCGGATATTGCGCTGGGGCCGCTGCCCCACTTCTATCCGTTCATCGTCAACGACCCCGGCGAAGGGGCACAAGCCAAGCGCAGAAGCCAGGCGGTGATCATCGACCACCTGATGCCGCCGCTGGCCCGCGCCGAGCTGTACGGCCCCATGGCCGAGTTGGAGGCGCTGTGTGACGAGTACTACCAGGCGCTGGATATGGACCCGCGGCGCGAGGCGCTGATTCGCAGCCAGATTCTTGCGCACCTGCGCGACACCGGCATCGACCGGGAACTCGCCCATGCGGTGAACGGTGAGTGCGAGGCCGAGATACTCAACGCCCTGGATACCTTCTTGTGCGATATCAAGGAAGCCCAGATCCGCCACGGCCTGCACATTCTGGGCACGCCGCCGCCGCGTGAAAAACGCGCGGGCACACTGGTGGCGCTGCTGCGCCTGCCAAGAGGCGAGGGCGTGGCAAGCCGTGGCCTGCTGCACAACCTCGCCTGCGACCTGGCGCTCGATATCGACCCGCTGGCCGCCGGCAGCGAGCCGTGGCAGGGCGCCAGGCCCGCTATTCTTGCCGAGCAGTTGGGTGCCCCCTGGCGCACCGGCGCGGACACCCGCGAGCGCCTGGAGCTTCTGGCCGAATGCTGGGTCAACGAGTACGTGCTGGGTGACCGCCCCCTTGAAGCGCTTACCTCAAATTACCCCGCCACGGCGGAGCAGCTGCGCTTTGCCCGCACGCTGTGGGCGACCATGCAGCGCGGCGTGTCGCTGGAAATTCAGTCCCTGCTCGATGGCCTTGACGGCCTTTTCGTACCCGCCGGCCCCAGCGGCGCCCCCAGCCGCGGGCGGCTGGATACGCTGCCCACCGGGCGTAACTTCTTCAGCGTGGACAACCGCTCGATTCCATCGCCCGCCGCCTGGAAGCTGGGCGAAAAGTCCGCCCAGGCGTTCGTCGAGCGCTACCTGCAGGATAACGGCGACTACCCGCGCCGGCTGGGACTCTCCATCTGGGGCACCGCCACCATGCGCACCGGCGGCGACGACATCGCCCAGGCCTTTGCGCTGATGGGCGTGAGGCCCAAGTGGTCGCTGGGCTCCCAGCGGGTGATCGATTTCGAGGTGATTCCTTCCATGCTGCTGAACCGCCCGCGGGTGGATGTGACGCTGCGGGTGTCCGGCTTTTTCCGCGATGCGTTTCCCAATGTGATCCGCCTGTTCGATGCCGCCGTGCAGGCGGTGGCGAGCTTCGAAGAGCCCGGCGACAGCAACACCATCCGCCAGGCGGTGATGGCGCGCCAGAAAACGCTGCAAGACGAAGGCCTGAGCGCCGAGCAGGCAGCGCAAGAAGCTCGCTATCGCATTTTCGGCAGCAAGCCCGGCGAGTACGGCGCGGGCCTTAACCGGCTGATCGAGAACCGCAGCTGGGAAAACGCCGATGACCTGGCCGAGGCCTACCTGGGCGCCGGGGCCTACGCCTACGGCCAGTTTGCGGATTCCGGCACCGCCGCGCGAGGCGCCTTCGAGCAGCAGCTTCAGGGGCTGGACGCCGTAATGCAGAACCAGGATAACCGCGAGCACGATATCCTCGATTCCAACAGCTACTACGCCTTTCAGGGCGGCATGGCCAATGCCAGCCGCGCGCTTGCCGGTCAGGCGCCGGTGATCTACCACGCGGACCACGCCAACCCGGCGGTACCCAGGATTCGCACGCTGCAAGAAGAGCTTGCCCGGGTGATCCGCTCGCGGGTGCTCAACCCCAAGTGGATCAACGCCATGCGCGAACACGGCTATAAAGGCGCGTTTGAAATGGCCGCCACGGTGGATTACCTGTTTGCCTATGACGCGACCACCGACCTGGTGGCCGACTACCAGTACGCCCAGGTCAGCGACGCCTTGGTGCTCGACCCCGCCAACCAGCAGTTTCTGCGCGACCACAATCCGGCAGCCCTTGAAGAGATGGCCGAGCGCCTGCTGGAAGCCGCCCAGCGCGACATGTGGCAGGCGCCCGGCGAACACGGCGCCGCCCTTGAAGACCTGCTGCTGGAAATGGACGAAGCCCGAGAGCGGGGCGGCCCATGA
- a CDS encoding ATP-binding protein has translation MTPFPFAAVVGQHALKTALLLNAVNPRIGGVLISGPRGSAKSTLARALAAILPATSLGPSPFVTLPLGASEERLTGSLDIQKVLTEREAAFHEGLLAKAHNGVLYVDEVNLLPDTLVDLLLDVAASGVNIVERDGLSHSHPARFGLIGTMNPDEGELRPQLLDRFGLCLEQPASISVEERIAIVRQREAFDRDPAGYAADFDAEQRSLTQRIERARQRLDAVSAPDWVYEQIARRCEAAGVEGLRADVTWHRAVQAHAAWQGQKAIDQTDIDTVAPWVLSHRRTREETPPASNNPPPAPPSEQSGGGSPPTGSKAQAGSGAGQPGEAGQWGAMPPVNQTRQTEAATIPEAPMLPGSKRGAAEGGARKGHQWGQGAHTRTLPPAPHLDTFATLAANRGAWPWQTLRYRPSRAGQPKVHLVLLDTSGSTLGQRLLGRAKGWVESLARQAYLGREQMAVFGFGNDTITSLLPRQRAPKSLAARLDSAEGGGGTPLRAMIVQAGQLVRQWQRREPGLAIHTYLITDGRTRESLVGLAPPGDCLVLDTEGARVKRGQGARLARELDARYCTLPIKEFS, from the coding sequence ATGACCCCGTTCCCTTTTGCCGCCGTGGTCGGCCAGCACGCGCTCAAGACGGCGCTGCTGCTCAACGCCGTCAACCCGCGCATCGGCGGGGTATTGATCAGCGGCCCGCGGGGCAGCGCCAAATCCACCCTGGCCCGGGCGCTGGCCGCCATCCTGCCGGCCACGAGCCTTGGTCCGTCGCCGTTTGTCACGCTGCCGCTCGGGGCAAGTGAGGAGCGCCTGACCGGCAGCCTGGATATTCAGAAAGTGCTTACCGAGCGCGAGGCCGCCTTTCACGAAGGGCTTCTGGCCAAGGCGCACAACGGCGTGCTCTACGTCGATGAGGTCAACCTGCTGCCCGACACCCTGGTGGATCTGCTGCTCGATGTGGCCGCCAGCGGCGTCAATATCGTCGAGCGCGACGGCCTGAGCCACTCTCACCCGGCGCGTTTTGGCCTGATCGGTACCATGAACCCGGATGAAGGCGAGCTGCGCCCGCAACTGCTGGACCGCTTCGGCCTCTGTTTGGAGCAGCCGGCCTCGATCAGCGTGGAAGAGCGCATCGCCATCGTGCGCCAGCGCGAAGCGTTCGACCGTGACCCCGCAGGCTACGCGGCGGATTTTGACGCCGAGCAGCGCTCGCTGACCCAGCGCATCGAACGCGCCCGGCAGCGGCTCGACGCGGTAAGCGCCCCGGACTGGGTATACGAGCAGATCGCCAGGCGCTGCGAGGCGGCGGGCGTCGAGGGCCTGCGCGCTGACGTGACCTGGCACCGCGCCGTCCAGGCCCACGCCGCCTGGCAGGGCCAGAAGGCCATCGACCAAACCGATATCGACACCGTCGCCCCCTGGGTGCTTTCACACCGGCGCACCCGGGAAGAGACGCCGCCCGCCTCAAACAATCCGCCACCTGCTCCGCCCTCTGAACAGAGCGGCGGCGGCTCGCCGCCCACTGGCAGCAAGGCTCAAGCAGGCAGCGGCGCGGGGCAGCCGGGCGAGGCGGGGCAGTGGGGTGCGATGCCTCCCGTTAACCAAACCCGGCAGACGGAAGCGGCGACCATACCTGAAGCTCCAATGCTGCCGGGGAGTAAGCGCGGCGCTGCCGAAGGCGGCGCCCGCAAGGGCCACCAGTGGGGGCAAGGGGCGCACACACGCACGCTGCCTCCCGCGCCGCACCTGGATACCTTTGCCACGCTTGCCGCCAACCGCGGCGCCTGGCCCTGGCAAACACTCCGCTACCGCCCGTCGCGGGCCGGGCAGCCGAAGGTGCACCTGGTGCTGCTGGATACGTCTGGCTCGACGTTGGGCCAGCGCCTGCTGGGCCGTGCCAAGGGCTGGGTCGAGTCACTTGCTCGCCAAGCGTATCTGGGGCGCGAGCAGATGGCGGTGTTTGGCTTCGGCAACGACACCATCACCTCGTTGCTGCCCCGCCAGCGCGCGCCCAAGAGCCTGGCAGCCCGGCTCGATTCGGCGGAGGGCGGGGGCGGCACGCCGCTGCGCGCCATGATCGTTCAGGCAGGCCAGCTGGTGCGCCAGTGGCAGCGCCGCGAGCCGGGCCTTGCCATTCATACCTACCTGATTACCGACGGCCGCACCCGGGAGTCCCTTGTGGGTCTGGCGCCGCCAGGCGACTGCCTGGTGCTGGATACCGAAGGCGCCAGAGTCAAGCGCGGCCAGGGGGCAAGGCTTGCCCGAGAGCTTGACGCACGCTACTGCACACTGCCAATCAAGGAGTTTTCATGA
- the cobO gene encoding cob(I)yrinic acid a,c-diamide adenosyltransferase: protein MTDHQRRMQRKKDVVDERISQATQERGVLILLKGNGKGKSSSAFGTMARSLGHGQRCAVIQFIKGRRETGEYLFFRDHPRLDWHIMGHGFTWETQDRERDIEAAEAAWAVAKGLLENPEYGLIVLDEMSYMFKYGYLDTAPVVEALQRRPAHQNVIITGRTMATPLQEIADTISIVQDERHAFRGGVKAQAGIEY, encoded by the coding sequence ATGACGGACCATCAACGCCGCATGCAGCGCAAGAAAGACGTGGTCGATGAGCGCATCAGCCAGGCGACGCAGGAGCGCGGCGTGCTGATTCTCCTGAAGGGCAACGGCAAGGGCAAAAGCAGCTCCGCCTTCGGCACCATGGCGCGCTCTCTGGGCCACGGCCAGCGCTGCGCCGTCATTCAGTTCATCAAGGGTCGCCGCGAGACCGGCGAGTACCTGTTCTTTCGCGACCACCCAAGGCTCGACTGGCACATCATGGGCCACGGCTTCACCTGGGAAACCCAGGACCGCGAGCGGGATATCGAGGCCGCAGAGGCCGCCTGGGCCGTGGCCAAGGGGTTACTCGAGAACCCGGAGTACGGGCTGATCGTGCTCGATGAAATGAGCTACATGTTCAAGTACGGCTACCTGGATACCGCCCCCGTGGTCGAGGCGTTACAGCGCCGCCCGGCGCACCAGAACGTGATCATCACCGGACGCACCATGGCTACACCGCTTCAGGAGATCGCCGACACCATCAGCATCGTGCAAGACGAGCGCCACGCGTTTCGCGGCGGCGTCAAGGCGCAAGCGGGGATCGAATACTGA
- the cobW gene encoding cobalamin biosynthesis protein CobW, with the protein MQLNKIPATVVTGFLGSGKTTLLANILRQITGKRIAVIVNEFGEQDIDSSLLRSCALDCEPGEGQALEGDDGIYELANGCICCTVEEEFLPVMKKLVERRGDIDHILIETSGLALPKPLVQAFNWPDVRQHCTVDAIITVIDGPAVAAGRFASDEAKVAAQRLADDSLDHDPSLQELLDDQLSAADLVLVTKTDLLSVDEKARVEALVQARVPASVKTLFIDQTQATDTAQLEALMGIGAASEAHIDKITNHHDKHHAEGAHHDHAHDHFDSCVITLGEVDATALESNLQALLKSHEIYRAKGFAAIPGKPMRRVIQAVGERLEGYFDRLWRQDEPRQTQLVFIGRGLDSTDLHEALAAAETAATP; encoded by the coding sequence ATGCAGTTAAATAAAATTCCCGCCACGGTGGTGACTGGCTTTCTGGGTAGCGGCAAGACCACGCTGCTTGCCAATATCCTGCGCCAGATCACCGGCAAACGGATCGCCGTGATCGTCAACGAATTCGGCGAGCAGGATATCGACTCCAGCCTGCTGCGCAGCTGCGCCCTCGACTGTGAGCCCGGTGAAGGCCAAGCGCTCGAGGGTGACGACGGCATCTATGAACTCGCCAACGGCTGTATCTGCTGCACCGTGGAAGAAGAGTTTCTGCCGGTGATGAAAAAGCTCGTCGAGCGGCGCGGCGATATCGACCATATCCTGATCGAGACCAGCGGCCTGGCGCTGCCAAAACCCTTGGTGCAGGCGTTCAACTGGCCGGACGTCCGCCAGCACTGCACCGTGGATGCCATCATTACCGTGATCGACGGCCCCGCCGTGGCCGCCGGGCGCTTTGCCAGCGACGAAGCCAAGGTCGCCGCCCAGCGTCTGGCGGATGACAGTCTGGACCATGACCCCAGCCTGCAAGAGCTTCTTGATGATCAGTTAAGCGCGGCGGATTTAGTCCTGGTGACCAAAACCGATCTGCTGAGTGTCGATGAAAAGGCCCGGGTGGAAGCGCTGGTGCAGGCGCGGGTACCGGCCTCGGTCAAGACGCTGTTTATCGACCAGACCCAGGCCACTGATACGGCCCAGCTGGAAGCCCTGATGGGCATTGGCGCCGCCAGTGAAGCGCATATCGACAAGATTACCAATCATCACGACAAGCACCACGCCGAAGGCGCACACCACGACCACGCCCACGACCACTTCGATTCCTGCGTGATTACCCTGGGCGAAGTAGACGCCACCGCCCTTGAAAGCAACCTGCAGGCGCTGCTGAAAAGCCACGAGATCTACCGCGCCAAGGGCTTTGCCGCTATCCCCGGCAAGCCCATGCGCCGGGTGATTCAGGCGGTGGGTGAGCGTCTTGAGGGCTACTTCGACCGGCTATGGCGCCAGGACGAGCCGCGCCAGACCCAGCTGGTATTTATCGGCCGCGGGCTTGATAGCACCGACCTGCACGAGGCGCTGGCCGCTGCCGAGACTGCGGCGACACCTTAA